CGTCCCGTGAAGCCGTGTGCTGACGACAAAATCCATTCCCTTCAGATAATCCAGCCACTCGGGGACATTGAAGAAGACCTTCATCTTTTCGGTTACAGCCGATGCTATCCGATCAATATCCGCTTCGTAGTATTTCTCCAGAAACTCTATCCAGTCGGAGCGGATGTCGTCGTATCTTCCCCCTGACAACAATATATTGATATCCGGGATCTCCGCCTGAGCGATAAAATCCAGAGGACGGTCCAGCATCATCTGGGACAGCTTACGTGACAGCGTATGTGTGATCTGCTTTGCGCTCAGCAGCTTTTCGTTTGGAGCCCCGCGCGAACCCGCAATGGCAATACACTGAGGGCTGCTCTGAGGCTTGTCGATATTGTTGTCCGAAGCCACCAACAGCGAAGGGCAACCAGTGATTTCAACATTATCAATGCCTACCGATTTCAGAACCTCGGCTGTGAACGGACCACGCGCTGCGATCTTGCTGGAGCGATGAGACACGACATCCAGCATTCGCTTTGTGCCTTCCTGCAACTCCGGAGCTGCCCCGAAACTTCCCGCCTGAGCACCAAGGCCGATCAGAAAACAAGGCAATCCGATCTTGTCAAGCTTGTCGGCAAGAGCGCCGAAATCTGATCGCGGCTGCAGCCAGTTCGCAGCGGCAATGACGACACAATCATGCTCTGCAGCGACCTTCGCCGCATCGAAATCTTCAACTCGCTGAGCCCGGACTGTATCGGATACTTATCCCAACACACGGTGAAGGGCAGATGCAAACATCATATTCCGGTATTGAGTCCGACTTTCAGCATCTTATCATGCGCTGAGAGCCTGCCGCTTTCAGGCGGAAAGATCCCCAGAGTTGGGCTATAAAAGAACGGATTTACATAGTCAGGCAATGATTGGCCTCATGGAGCTCGGATTTTGCTCCAATAGAAACAAACTGATGGAGCGTCTCAGGTTATAGAGACGCCTTACTTGAAGATTTTACTTATGTCACGCGGAAGGCGTTTTTCCGCGGCTCCGTACAGAACATAATGCCTTACGGGCGAGATGCCCGCTTCTTTTACATCGGGATTATGCTTCAGATACCAGTCGGCATCGACAATATTTTCTTCCTCAGCCCGTTTGAGCAGAGCCCGCGTGCCGGGAGAAAGCGCAAGGCTCGTCCTTGAAGGGTGATCAGGGGCAAAGACCCTGATCAACTCGGCTGCATTCTGAATGGTCTCCCTGATCCGCTTCTGCGCCTCGGCTTGGGATTTAAGAATCTCATCAGATTTACGCTTACTCTCGACTGTCAGATCACTGCTCTTGCGCGATGCGCTCTCGGCGAGACTTTCATGCGCAGCCTGCAATTCCAGAAGCCGGTGCGTCAGCGCCCCAATCTCTGACTGAAGGCGGGCAGTTTGACCTTCGGCCGACTGTACCAGGGCATCGCGTTTGGTGATCTCTGCGTCTCTGCCCTCACGAAGCTTCTTCAGTTCGGCATCTCGCTTGCGGATCTCATCATCATGGCGCTTCCGAAGAGCAGCGATTTCGGTCGTAGAGCTATTGCGCAACGATGCAAGCTCAGACCGCAATTCGATACCTTCAGCCTTTCTGGAATGCTCCACGGCATCACGTCGGAAGATTTCCTCGGCGTGAGTCTGGCGAAGCTCATCCAGCTCGGAGACATAGTTTGCAACCTCATCGCTGAGGCGTTTTGTCAAAGCCGCAAGCTCACTTGATGAAAGATCCTTCTGGGTCTTGATTTCTGCAGAATGCCGGCGCGTCAGTTCATCAATTGCGGCAGCGTACTGCTTTGACAGATCATCAATCTTCTCATTCAACGAGACGTTTTGCACCGTCACTTCCTCGGATTTTTTCCGATGTCCGGCCATCTCGTCGCGGAGCGCCGATAGGGCTGCCCCATGACGCTCTTTCCGTGCGGCATGCGCCTCTTGCAGGGCGGTCAGACGACCTTGTAGCGTCTTGATCCGTTCACGTTCCTTGCTGATAATGGATTCCAGCCGTGCGGTTTCGGCGGAGAGGTTATCCAAAGCATATCTGTCGCGACAATCCTCGCCCAAGCGGGCGAATATCTTACGGATATCGCGTGACTTTTCAGGAGTTCCGGCAGCGGTCAGAAAATCCCGGATTTCGTCGGGAAGATCATTGCCGATCCCGACAACAGCCAGCCCATGCCCGTGCAGGAATTCGAAGATCGGATAGTCGCTGCGCAGTTCCTCAACGAAACGGAAAACACCGAAATCCCGCTCACGCACATTCGTGTCATGCATCAACACGATACCGCGATCGGACAGTTTCGGAAGCCAGGATTGGAAATCGCTGCGAACCGCCTCATAGCTGTGGCAGCCATCGATATGCAGCAGATCGATACTGCCGTCGGTAAAATATGGAAGAGCGTCCTGGAACGTACTTCGGACAAGCGTCGAGAAGCCGCTGAAATTGGCGTGATTATAGGCCTTTACGGTGTCATAGACCTCATTTCCGTAAAACCCTGCATGTTCGTCGCCTTGCCATGTATCGACCGAATAGCAGGCCGTATCCGTACTGAATCTGGCAACCGCCTGACAGAAGCCGAAATAGGATGTCCCCAGATGCGTACCAAGTTCGACAAGCGAGCGCGGGCGCAAGGCCTGAATGATCCAGAATGCAAAAGGAAGATGCTCGGTCCAGGCAGACTTCGCATTATAATCGGGCCGCATAAGAAACGCAGTGCTCTGATCCTTCGAGGGATATGAGGCTCCTGCAGGCAGCGCCAAGGCCGATCCGGTCAGTGATGAATTCACATCCTGCTTGTCTGTCGGCATTGTTCCCCCAATATAAATCGCCAATTTTCAGCACTTAGGCCAGATTTCGTATCGTAGCAAGTTTATGCGCGAAGCCTTGCCTGCGGACCATGCACGAAGCAAGGCATGGCAAAGGTTTTTGCCGGTTTTTCTGCCCTGTCACAGCCGCCTCCGCGCCATGATACGTCTTATCATATGCAGCATTTCCGCCGCCCGGTGATCCATTGTATGGGCATTATGTACGATTTCCTGCGCGCGTTTCGCCCTTTCCTGCCAAAATTGCGGCTCTGCCAGGCAATCTGCAAACTTTGTGCGAAAATCGGATGCATCCGAAGCGACGGCTATATTGTCACCAAAAACCTCTGACAGCCCTGCGACGTTATCGGTAAGTATCGGAGATGCAACCGCAGATCCATCGAACAGCCTGTTCGACAGAAATCCGCTTTCCCGCATTGTCTCCCAATGATCGTTAAGAAGCAGCGCATAGCGGCTGTAGAGATCAGGCAGATCGGCGTTCCGGACATAGCTTGCGCGAAGGATCTGTGGAGGCACGACACCCTCCCAGCCACCGCCATAAAGATCAAAGGGCAGTTTCGAGCTCAGCCCCCATTTCACCATCGTCCGGTATTCACGGCGGGAACTGCCAAGGAAAAGCCCGCGCTGCAAACGCTTCCGCACCCGTGCATCGCGGCGAAAAACGGTGGCATCGGTCGCCTGATGCAGACAGGACAGGTTGCCCAGACCCTGATCGGCAAGCTTGCTGCTGAAAATATCCGAGGCAATATAGACGTGATCATACCGCGAATATTCATCCGGCTTTACGCGGTCAGGGTGCGAAATCATCCACATGATATTGATGGCCCGGGGGCTCAGCTTAACAGGCTGACGGCCTCTCAGAACCAGCACCACATCCTCATCCGACGGTTGGATATACCATTTATCCGCTGTATCGACGACCGCTCTGGCCCCATTTCGCTCCAATGCGGCGGCAAGCGAAATTGCATAATGATAATCGCCCCATTGCTGCGCCTCCCTGATCTCCGGCGCGGCGATTTTTATGCGTATCGCCAGATCGAGCGAGCGGTCATATGCAGGCCGGATACCCGCGAAAGCCTCTGCCGGTGAAAAAGTGATGCGGCCGGCGTCCAGCACGTGATCCGACCCGGCAATACCCAGGGTAAGTCCCGTTCTGCGACCAGTGCCGGTAATATCCGGCGGAAGAACCATGACGAAACGGCCACCCTCCGCGGGCCTTGCGATGGCCCTTGCGACCACACGGTCATGGGCGACAGCGATGACCGTCAGATCCCGCTGCCGGTTCATCTCATCCCTTGCGTCTCCAAGGATCACGCCGCCGAGTACGGATGTCACCCTGCCGGACCATCCGCCACGGCGGATATGAACCACCCGGCCAACAGGGCTTACCATGTCAAACCGTGCGGGGGGATCCGAGACACGAAACCGCCCCTCAGTAGCCGCTGGAGCGGTCTCCAGTTCGGTGCCGCCACTCAAACGCAAAACAGGACGCTGCGCTGAGATCAGGATACCGTCAATCAGCAGTGGAACGGGTTCAGACGTTTGCATCATCATCCGAAACCAGTTCAGTCACCAGCCGATCAGAGGCTGCCCGAAGGCAAAGATGCAATAACCTTTCAGCGAACAGCGCCTGGTGATCGGCAACGGCATGACAATGCCGCGCCTGCTCGCGCATCTTGGATTTTGCTTTGGCGCCCGTTTGCAGACTGCTCAACACCGCTTCCGCCACGTGCTCGGGTTCCGTATCGGACAGGAGTTGAGCCGCACCGGCATTGATCCACTCTTCGGCGAAGCCGTCGGTTCTGAGAGAGATATCCCCGACCGTCAGAAGCGGCACCCCCTGCGATTGGCACGCAGCAAGGATCGCCCTTGAAAGCGCGGAAAGCCGTTCAGGTTCGGACACCGAGACAATCAGCGAAATCCCGGATATCTCCGGCGCGATTCCCCGCATGTCGGGCTGAACTTTCCGTGGCCCATTGCCGCTAAAGAACTGCCATCCTTCATCTCCAAGCGGTGGCACGAGAACCTCAATTCCGCCTTCGGAGACCGCCTCAGCGAATGGCAGAAAATCGCTGCCATCCTCTGCGAGCAAAAGAACACGGCGACCGACATTGACAATATTCGGAAGGCGAAGTGGCACCGGACCCGTCGAAAACAGAATGCGCCGATCGTCGAGATTCCGGAACTGGCCGCCTTCGACGCTGGCCTCTATGAAATAGGTAAGGCCACCGAAATAACCCTCTCCCGATCCGGGCGCAGCACCAACGCAGAGAACCGGCCGGGTCGACGCCATGTCCCCCAACTCGGCGGCGGGGTTCAGCAGCGCCTCGGCATCTGCGCGGTGCACTGCCAGTTGATCCGATTGCTCTGGATGGACCGGCGCGTCCTTTGGCAGGACCAGATCTGTCGGCGTGACCTCAGATGCCGCTTCGGAAAGGGCTGTGGCAAGCAGCAGATCGCGGGGGCGGAAATTCCCGTCGCCATTGGGAACTGGCAAGACTGTAAGCGGTGGCACCGGCTCTTTACCGGAGCGCAATTGCACGTGATCCCCGGACAGTCGGTCGCGGGTCTTCGATAGCACGACCGACCTCGCATTCGAGCGCATTTCAAGATGCGTCACCTGCCCCCAAGCAATATTGCGGCGATAGAACACACCAAGCCGGTTGACGAAAATCGGACGGAAAACCGAGGTATATCTCAGGACAAGATCCCAGTCCTGCAAACGCGGCAATTGTGAATCAAAACCATCCAGCCAGTCATACAACCTGCGGTGATGAACAAGACTGTTCAGGTCAACAAAGTTTCTTCCCGACAGGAATATCGGCCGGAAACTGCGCCGGGAGATACTGGTCAGCTTTACCGAGGCTCCGACCGTCTCAGTGTCGATGAACCCGCTGAACGCAATCTGGCTGCCCGGATTGCCCAATAATCTGCGGATCATCAGATCAAGGAAACCCGGATGCCAGATATTGTCACTGTCCAGATAGGCGATGAACTCGCCACGCGCATGCCGAAGCCCCTTGTTGCGCGCACCCGCACCATTCGATTTCAGAAACCTGTTATAGCGGATTCGCGGATCGTCGAAGCTTCGGACCACCTCGGCGGTGTGATCCGTCGATGCATCGTCGCAGATAATCAGCTCCCAGTTGGGATAGCTCTGGTCAAGAACGCTCTGGATCGCCTCACCGATCGTGTAGGCCCGGTTCCAGCTTGGCATGATAACCGACACCAGAGGCTCACGCAGCAGCGCAGTCGAAGCGATTTCTGCCATTAAGGCATTGTCGTCATCGGCAATCTCTTGGGATTGGTCCTGCTCAGCGATCAGCCGTGATACCCAGGCGGTATAAATGCAACCGGAACTCGACCGGTCCAGTGCGGCTGCGGGCGTCCGTCGTGGGGAGCGGGTCAGCGTCATCCTTTCAGTCAGATTATCCGGTACTGATGCCGGATCATCCGCAAGCACTGCCTGAAGCCGGGGCGGAAGATGGCTGAAGCCCGACAGAACATTCTCGCCGAGCGCGAGTTCCAGAGCAAACAGACATGGCAATTTGCCCTGCGCAACAAGATCCGCCAGCACAGGTGCCGCGTTGCGCATCGCATGTTCGTCGAATTGCGGGTTGGGTGAGACACCGCGACGGGCACCGCTTTGCCGATAAAGCCGGATAAGCTGTCTGATATCGTCTGTATCGGCAGCCTGCGGATCAGCCTGCCGATACCAATCCGGGTCAAACCTGAAATCCGGCTGTTCGCAGAACGCATCGAAAGCGGTCTGCGCAAGCTCAAGCGCCTCTGGTGACATCAGCCTGTCTTCCGGGAGAGCGGGCTGTGACTGCCGGATCAACACACCTGCCTGGCAGATAAACCCCGCGACGCGTTCACCCGCCACGGTTTCGAACACCAGTTCCCCGCCGTCCTCCGGCAGATCAAGCTCGATCCCATCGGGCAACGGGCGCTGATGAAGTTTCGCTCCCCCCATCCGGGCAACAAGCGCGGCATCCTGCTGGATCTCATTATGAGAAAAAACGCGGAACTGTGCATTACGCCCTGTCTGGCCTGTCAGTTCGACCGAGACCACCTGCGGCAGACAGGCAAAACTGACCGGAGAGCAATTCAGGTCAATTTCGGTATCGCCGAATCTGACAATCGCCTTGTGCTTCTTGCCATCTCGCAAATAGTGAGGCACGGGATAGGAAAACCCCGAAAGCACCCCACCGCCCAAACCCGGCACTTCGCGATCGAGTGGTACGATCACCTCACGATCCGCATCGAACCGCACGGTAACCCATGTAACCCTCGTCGCCCAACCAGAGATGGCTTGCTGATCTGGGTCGAAGAACGCGACGCCCTCATGTGAGGAGGACCGCTCGGCCGCGCGGTCTTTCGGCTCGATACCCTCAATTTTCAGAATATTTCCGTTAAGCTGCTGTTCGCTTCCCTTAACCCTGACTTCAAGCGTATGCGCATATCCGTTCTGAAGATAGCGAGGCAGCGCAATGTTGAAGCCGCTTTCCCGCGGACCGCGTCCAGCCGCCTCGACATCGGGTCGAGTCCCATTCGCAAGGAATTCAATTTCCGGATCACCGTCTATGAACACCGTCATTCGCAACGGTGGTCCGGAATCTGTCGCCCAGCCAACGAGCCGGGTCTTGTCGAACTTTTCTATCCGACCATCCAGCTCTGGTGGAACAGGCTCGGTCACGACATCTGAAGAGCCGTAATTCAGGTGGCTTGAATATCGCGAGCTCAGATCGGGGCTTTCTGCTGCCATATGTTCTGCCAGTTTCCTTATATTCATCGGTCGAATCCTGGAGCTCGGAAAGCAGCTTCTTTTTTATCAGCCTCTTCACTGACCGGGCTACAGCGCATCTCGCCCTGACATACTTTGGTCTGGCAATGAATGTACAGCGATCAGGCCAGATTCCGGGAAATGCTTCGGTGTTTCCGCCTATCGATCAAGCAGAATTGAGCGCCGAACACGATTCCGGATGAGCTGCCAGTGTCAGAAAAGGCGGGCTCTTACGAGAGGACAGAGGACGGAGAAACATCCTCATTATCTTTGGAAAGTATCGAAATCAGCTTTGGTCAATGCATTTTTTTTATGAAAGAAGATCCGTATCTGAAGGAGGCTATGCTCGATCAGATACGAAGATCTTCGCGTCCGTAGTGAAGGGGAACAGGGCATTCCCGTCCCTGTTCCCCTTCACTGTCAAAACAGACTTCATGAGTTCATGTTCATGTAATCCACCGTCAGCGTTACCAATGCGCGGACGCCCACCACCAGACTTGCTTCATCAATCCGGAAATTCGGCGAATGATTTGGGGCAACAGTCGCCGGGTCGGCATCGGCCGGTGTCGCACCCAGCATCATGAACAGGCCCGGTACTTCCTGCGCATAGAATGAGAAATCCTCGGAAGGCGTCAGTTTGCCGATTTCCAGAGGCGTTGCGCCCTCAACCTTGTTCAGAGAAGGAATCATGGCTGCGGTAAGGTCGGGATCGTTTACCGTCGTCGCGTAGGCGCCGGGGCTGAAGTTCAGAGCGGCAGAACCGCCGCTTGCTTCGGCAATATTTGTGGCCAGCGACGCCATGCGCTCTTTGATGAAACTGCGCATCTCTTCATCATAGGTGCGCACCGTGCCGGTCATCACGGCCTCGCCCGGTACGATATTATGACGGGTTCCGGCATCGAATGTCCCGACGGTCACCACGGCAGGCTGCTTAGTCAGGTCGATCTGTCGGCTGACGATGGTCTGGAACGCCGTCACGATCTGTGCGCCGATGACAATGGGATCGATCCCGGCCCACGGAACCGCACCATGTGTCTGCTTTCCGGTCACCGTCAGGTCATACGTATCCGACGACGCCAGAATCGGCCCGGACCGCCAGCCAATCGTGCCGGTCGGGATATCCGTCGCCATATGCAGCGCGAAGATCGCATCCGGCTTTGGCGCGTCGAACGCGCCCTCGGCCAGCATGGCACGCGCCCCCGCAAGCTCTGCATCCGGGATACCCTCTTCGGCGGGTTGGAAAATCAGCTTCACAGTGCCGTTCAATTGCTCGCGCATCCCCGCCAGCACCTCTGCCGCGCCCATCAGCATGGCGACATGAGCGTCATGTCCGCAGGCATGCATGACGCCGACCTCATTTCCGCCCCACTCGGTCGTTACGGTCGAGGCGAAGGGAAGGTCGGTCTGCTCGGCAACGGGAAGCGCATCCATATCGGCGCGGAGCGCGACGACCGGGCCGGGGCCTCCGCCCTCCAGCACAGCGACCACGCCAGTGACGCCGACATTCTCTGTGACCTCATAGCCGAGACCCCGCAAATGTTCCGCGACCAGAGCAGCGGTCCGGGTTTCCTGATTCCCGAGTTCCGGATTCTGGTGAATATCGCGTCGCCACTCGATCACCTTGTCTTCGATATTTCCCGACAATGTATTGATCTGTTCCGCATCCTGCGCGGCGACGGCACCCGCCAGAGTCAGGGCAATGGAACCGGCCAGTGCGGCGGTGATGCTCTTGTGATGAAAACGCATTGTTATCCTCTTGGATGTTAATTCATGTCGGCTTGCAAAGCGGTTAGCGAAAGCGGGCTACCGGTCAGATTGGTGCGCCAAGACCGATTTGACCAGACCGAATCAATGGATACGAACAACCCCGCCGATAGGCTGTGGCTGCCCTCTCCGGCATGTGGCAGGATCGGTAAGTCAGTTTTCGCCGGGGTGCGCCGATGCATCAACTTACTCTGCGACAGATCGAGGTAATCCGCGCTGTGATGCTCAGCGGCACGATCAGCGGGGCGGCACGGATTCTCAACGTGTCTCCGCCGGGGATCAGCAGGCTTGTGAAACATACCGAGGAATCGCTCGGGCTGCGCCTGTTCGAACGGCGCAGCGGCGTCTATGTTCCCGCGACCGAGGCCTCGGCGATCTTCGATCAGATCGGCCGCGTCTATAACGGTGTCGAGAACCTCAACCGGGCGCTGCAATCATTGCAGCGGGGCGAGGCGGCGGATCTGTCATTTGCCTCGGCCCCCTCAGTGGCGCAGTTCATCGCGGCACGGGCGGTGCGGGGTGTGCGGCATCGCTATCCCGATCTGTTCATCGACCTGAACATTCTGAAGATCGAGGAAATGGTCGATTACCTGATGCTGGAGCGCGGCGAGTTCGTGATGATGAGCGCTGCGGTCGATAATGCCGGGATCAGTAATGAAATCGCGGCGACCGGGCGGATCGCCGCCATCGTACCAGAGGGGCATGAGCTGGCAAATCAGGCCAGTGTCTCGGTTCACGATCTGGTACGGTTTCCAATGATCGGCGTCGATCCCGGCGACCCCTATGGCGCGGCCTGCGCCAAGCCGTTGCAGGATGCGGGTCTGCCGGTGCGCTATTCCATGCGAGGCCGGTTCGCGCAGACTGTGGTCAGCCTGGTGCGTCACGGGCTTGGTGTCGCGGTGATCGACGAGTTTTCGGTGGCAGAGCTGTATATGCCCGGTGTCGTCCGCCTGTCGCTGGTCGAGGAAGCACCGATCACGATTTACATCGTCACCAAGAACGGACGCGTTCTGTCCGGCTTCGCCGAATACGCCATCGCACAATTGCGGCGTGAACTGCAAAGAGCAACCGAATCCCGGCCCTGGGAACAGGCGAAACCATCCCGATAGAGCCCTCTTATTAACACGATGTTAACGACAGTGGAAAATTGGTATTTGCGGTAAAGGATTAGTTAACAGAGAATGAGTTTATGGAGGCCGCCCGTTTTCCCGGCGGCAAGGGAGCAAAACATGACATATAGATTTTCGAAATTCACCGCCGCGCTGTTGGTCACGACTGCGGTTTCCGCTACGTCAGCCTTTGCGCAGGACTATCCCTCGAAAGAGATCAGGGGGATTATTCAGTGGGGCGCGGGCGGTTCGACCGATACGGTAATGCGGACCGTGACCCCTCATGCCGAAGAGGTTCTGGGCGGTACGGTCGTCATGCAGAACATGACCGGCGGCGTCGGTGCCATCGCGACCAAGTTCGCCTTCGCCCAGAAAGCCGACGGTTACACCCTGCTTATGGGCGCGGAAAACCCGCTTCTTTACAAGGTAATGGGTCTGGGCGATATCGACTATTCCGAGTTTACCCCGGTCAATATCCTTGCCCGTGGCGTTCCGGTGCTGGTCGCGAATAACGACGCGCCTTTCAACACCTTCGCCGAGATGGTCGAATATATTCAGGCCAATCCGAATGAGGTGAAATTCGGCTCGACCGGACCGGGCGGCGTGCCCTCGGTGGTGACGGCCCTGCTGCGCTCGCAGACCGAAATTCCCGTGACCGAAGTCCCCTATGACGGCGACGGCCCGGCGCTGACGGCGCTTCAGGGCGGCGCGGTGGATGTGCTGCCAGCCGTTCTCGGCGCGGCGATCGAGCCGATCCGCGGTGGCCGGGTCAAGGCGATTTCGCTGATCGACAACGCACCCAGTGACGCCCTGCCCGATGTACCGGCTTTGGGAGAAACCAACCCGGAATATGCAGATTACCTGCCCTGGGGTCCATTCTTCGGTGTGTTCGTCAAGAACGGAACGCCCGAGGATGTCGTCGCCAAGCTGACCGAGGCCTATGCGGCAGGTGCCGAAAGCGAGGATTTCGTCAAGCTGATGGGCGATCGTGGCTATGTCATCGAAAGCATCTCTGGCGACGAGGCACAGGACTTCCTGGATAAATGGCAGTCCCTGACCACATGGCTGATCCAGGATGCGGGTCTGGCCAAGGTCTCGCCCGAAGAATTCGGCATCCCCCGCCCGTAAGGCGAAACGCCGCGACATGTCGCACCGTCCCGGCCACCTGCCGGGACGGGCTCCATTCTGATCGGTCGGGAGGAACGGTCATGCATGACAAAGCTAAACGAAGCGCCGGCGAGCTGGTATTCAACTTCATTCTTTTCTCGATCAGCCTGATCCTCTTATGGCAGGCTTACCTGATTTCCGGGTTCGAATCGC
This sequence is a window from Paracoccus aerodenitrificans. Protein-coding genes within it:
- a CDS encoding class I SAM-dependent methyltransferase: MPTDKQDVNSSLTGSALALPAGASYPSKDQSTAFLMRPDYNAKSAWTEHLPFAFWIIQALRPRSLVELGTHLGTSYFGFCQAVARFSTDTACYSVDTWQGDEHAGFYGNEVYDTVKAYNHANFSGFSTLVRSTFQDALPYFTDGSIDLLHIDGCHSYEAVRSDFQSWLPKLSDRGIVLMHDTNVRERDFGVFRFVEELRSDYPIFEFLHGHGLAVVGIGNDLPDEIRDFLTAAGTPEKSRDIRKIFARLGEDCRDRYALDNLSAETARLESIISKERERIKTLQGRLTALQEAHAARKERHGAALSALRDEMAGHRKKSEEVTVQNVSLNEKIDDLSKQYAAAIDELTRRHSAEIKTQKDLSSSELAALTKRLSDEVANYVSELDELRQTHAEEIFRRDAVEHSRKAEGIELRSELASLRNSSTTEIAALRKRHDDEIRKRDAELKKLREGRDAEITKRDALVQSAEGQTARLQSEIGALTHRLLELQAAHESLAESASRKSSDLTVESKRKSDEILKSQAEAQKRIRETIQNAAELIRVFAPDHPSRTSLALSPGTRALLKRAEEENIVDADWYLKHNPDVKEAGISPVRHYVLYGAAEKRLPRDISKIFK
- a CDS encoding glycosyltransferase: MVSPVGRVVHIRRGGWSGRVTSVLGGVILGDARDEMNRQRDLTVIAVAHDRVVARAIARPAEGGRFVMVLPPDITGTGRRTGLTLGIAGSDHVLDAGRITFSPAEAFAGIRPAYDRSLDLAIRIKIAAPEIREAQQWGDYHYAISLAAALERNGARAVVDTADKWYIQPSDEDVVLVLRGRQPVKLSPRAINIMWMISHPDRVKPDEYSRYDHVYIASDIFSSKLADQGLGNLSCLHQATDATVFRRDARVRKRLQRGLFLGSSRREYRTMVKWGLSSKLPFDLYGGGWEGVVPPQILRASYVRNADLPDLYSRYALLLNDHWETMRESGFLSNRLFDGSAVASPILTDNVAGLSEVFGDNIAVASDASDFRTKFADCLAEPQFWQERAKRAQEIVHNAHTMDHRAAEMLHMIRRIMARRRL
- a CDS encoding glycosyltransferase family 2 protein, yielding MNIRKLAEHMAAESPDLSSRYSSHLNYGSSDVVTEPVPPELDGRIEKFDKTRLVGWATDSGPPLRMTVFIDGDPEIEFLANGTRPDVEAAGRGPRESGFNIALPRYLQNGYAHTLEVRVKGSEQQLNGNILKIEGIEPKDRAAERSSSHEGVAFFDPDQQAISGWATRVTWVTVRFDADREVIVPLDREVPGLGGGVLSGFSYPVPHYLRDGKKHKAIVRFGDTEIDLNCSPVSFACLPQVVSVELTGQTGRNAQFRVFSHNEIQQDAALVARMGGAKLHQRPLPDGIELDLPEDGGELVFETVAGERVAGFICQAGVLIRQSQPALPEDRLMSPEALELAQTAFDAFCEQPDFRFDPDWYRQADPQAADTDDIRQLIRLYRQSGARRGVSPNPQFDEHAMRNAAPVLADLVAQGKLPCLFALELALGENVLSGFSHLPPRLQAVLADDPASVPDNLTERMTLTRSPRRTPAAALDRSSSGCIYTAWVSRLIAEQDQSQEIADDDNALMAEIASTALLREPLVSVIMPSWNRAYTIGEAIQSVLDQSYPNWELIICDDASTDHTAEVVRSFDDPRIRYNRFLKSNGAGARNKGLRHARGEFIAYLDSDNIWHPGFLDLMIRRLLGNPGSQIAFSGFIDTETVGASVKLTSISRRSFRPIFLSGRNFVDLNSLVHHRRLYDWLDGFDSQLPRLQDWDLVLRYTSVFRPIFVNRLGVFYRRNIAWGQVTHLEMRSNARSVVLSKTRDRLSGDHVQLRSGKEPVPPLTVLPVPNGDGNFRPRDLLLATALSEAASEVTPTDLVLPKDAPVHPEQSDQLAVHRADAEALLNPAAELGDMASTRPVLCVGAAPGSGEGYFGGLTYFIEASVEGGQFRNLDDRRILFSTGPVPLRLPNIVNVGRRVLLLAEDGSDFLPFAEAVSEGGIEVLVPPLGDEGWQFFSGNGPRKVQPDMRGIAPEISGISLIVSVSEPERLSALSRAILAACQSQGVPLLTVGDISLRTDGFAEEWINAGAAQLLSDTEPEHVAEAVLSSLQTGAKAKSKMREQARHCHAVADHQALFAERLLHLCLRAASDRLVTELVSDDDANV
- a CDS encoding amidohydrolase codes for the protein MRFHHKSITAALAGSIALTLAGAVAAQDAEQINTLSGNIEDKVIEWRRDIHQNPELGNQETRTAALVAEHLRGLGYEVTENVGVTGVVAVLEGGGPGPVVALRADMDALPVAEQTDLPFASTVTTEWGGNEVGVMHACGHDAHVAMLMGAAEVLAGMREQLNGTVKLIFQPAEEGIPDAELAGARAMLAEGAFDAPKPDAIFALHMATDIPTGTIGWRSGPILASSDTYDLTVTGKQTHGAVPWAGIDPIVIGAQIVTAFQTIVSRQIDLTKQPAVVTVGTFDAGTRHNIVPGEAVMTGTVRTYDEEMRSFIKERMASLATNIAEASGGSAALNFSPGAYATTVNDPDLTAAMIPSLNKVEGATPLEIGKLTPSEDFSFYAQEVPGLFMMLGATPADADPATVAPNHSPNFRIDEASLVVGVRALVTLTVDYMNMNS
- a CDS encoding LysR family transcriptional regulator is translated as MHQLTLRQIEVIRAVMLSGTISGAARILNVSPPGISRLVKHTEESLGLRLFERRSGVYVPATEASAIFDQIGRVYNGVENLNRALQSLQRGEAADLSFASAPSVAQFIAARAVRGVRHRYPDLFIDLNILKIEEMVDYLMLERGEFVMMSAAVDNAGISNEIAATGRIAAIVPEGHELANQASVSVHDLVRFPMIGVDPGDPYGAACAKPLQDAGLPVRYSMRGRFAQTVVSLVRHGLGVAVIDEFSVAELYMPGVVRLSLVEEAPITIYIVTKNGRVLSGFAEYAIAQLRRELQRATESRPWEQAKPSR
- a CDS encoding Bug family tripartite tricarboxylate transporter substrate binding protein, translating into MTYRFSKFTAALLVTTAVSATSAFAQDYPSKEIRGIIQWGAGGSTDTVMRTVTPHAEEVLGGTVVMQNMTGGVGAIATKFAFAQKADGYTLLMGAENPLLYKVMGLGDIDYSEFTPVNILARGVPVLVANNDAPFNTFAEMVEYIQANPNEVKFGSTGPGGVPSVVTALLRSQTEIPVTEVPYDGDGPALTALQGGAVDVLPAVLGAAIEPIRGGRVKAISLIDNAPSDALPDVPALGETNPEYADYLPWGPFFGVFVKNGTPEDVVAKLTEAYAAGAESEDFVKLMGDRGYVIESISGDEAQDFLDKWQSLTTWLIQDAGLAKVSPEEFGIPRP